The genomic region TTGTTGTCCGAGGGCATCCCGAGGGGATTGCGCAATCCGGGGCAACAATGGGGGCAGCAGACACGTCCCGGGTTGGAGTTGCCCCCATGCCGCTCACCGGTCCCCTCATCCGCAACGCCAAGCCCGCCGAGAAAGCGCAGCGCTATTCGATGGCGACGGCCTGTATCTGGCGTTTCGCTCGCAGGGGCGATGTGGTGGCGTGTCAATGCGGTTTCGACCGCAGGAAAAACCGGATATCGCCAGGCAATGATTGCGACAGCGCCTCATGAGCATGCGCGATGAATCAGGATCGTTGGATGCGGCTCACGAACCATCGATTGACGATGGTCAACAACGTCATGGGGATAACGGCCGAAAAGATCAGCTGGCCTTTGATGAAAAAGGAAGGAGTCGTAGCGATGATCGCCAGCGCCAGCAGTGCGAACGAATAGTGCTTCGTTCGCGATTCGCCGCGACCGTCCTCTTGCCCGACGAAGCCGGCCTTGGATCCGAGGGTCGTGAGAACGCCCACCGCAAGAATGCACAGGAACAGACCGCTTTCCCGCAGCGTATCGAGCATCTGGAGAATCCAGAGCTGGTTCGTGAGCGCCGACAGACCGCCGATGGCGAGATAGGCATTCACGCCAAGGAGCAGCCTGTTCAATGGGCGACCGCGGGAGATCATCGTCGCAAGGATGACCTGCAGCACGGCCACCGCACCGCCCACCATGAACGCGATCAGCCAGTCTTCCGGCTGTGGATTCCCATGCCTGAATGCAGCGAAGAGGAAGCAACTCAGAGGGAAGAACTGCAGGAGTTGCGCCACCATGCCGATATTCGACGAACGATCGGACGCCCGGGTCATGCGATCGCCTGCTTCTGTGCCGCCAGGGAAAGCAGGGCCAACCGTCTCCTGTCGAGCGACATGACGGTATCGACCCAACATTCAAGCCCGGCATGGAAATCGCTCAATGAAAGTCGCGAGACACGCTTCCGTATGGCCGCCATCTCCTGATGGGACCGGAATGCGCCGTGGCGCTTCCTGACGAACTCGACGACCGCGCGCTCGCCATCGCCGGTCTCGACGACGAAGTCGACGATTCCCTTGGCTTTCAGCTCATCGGCGCCGAATGTCTTTCCGGAGTGACAGACCTCTTCGTAGTCGCTCTTGGACAGACGTCTCGCCAGAATGGGGAGCGCGCCCATGCCGGGGAAGATGCCGAGCTGGATTTCCGGGAAGCTGAATTCAGAATGCCGCTCGGCGAAAATGTATTCGCAGGCGACTGCGGTCTCGAAGCCTCCACCGACACAGCGGCCCTGCACCAGGGCGATGGATGCCACGCCTTTCCCGAAGCCGGAATGCAGGGCATGCATCATGTCCGCAGACTGCCGCGCATATTCCGTCAGCGCTCTCCTGTCTTGGGACAGGATCATTTCCTGAAAATATCCAAGATCCGCGCCGAGCATGAACACGTCCGCCCATCTGGACCGCATCACGAAATACCGCAATGAATCCGATGCCTGGAAGGTCCCATCCATGATGGTCGAAATGCCGTACTGCATGTCCTGCAGAAGCTCGCGGCTGAAGCATGGTGTTCCGGAATCGAGCCAGGTGGACCACAGGACGTGCAGCGAGTCGTCGAGTTCCACGGAGTAACGCCCGGAAATCGGGAACGGGATCAGCCCACCATCGGGCGCGGTTGGAGGCGTAGGCATCGGCTCAAAAATACCTTTTGTAGATGACGAACAGTCTCGTATCGACGGGGTTCACTCCGTATTCGCTGAACTCCGATCCCGTGAACCTATCCACGCCCGCCTTGATGGAATCGGCTTCGGCGACATCCCAGATGAGCGCACCACGGAGGAACCTGCTGCGGTCGTCCAGGCTGAATATCATCGTCGCTTCCAACTGGAGGTTCTCCTTCAGCTTCATATCGCTGATGCGGAAAAACATCTTTTCGCGCCGCAGGGACGGCGTGCCGATCAGGCTTGCAGCCAATGGTACGTTTCCCTGGCCGGTGAGAAGCGAGCGTTCCATGCCGGAAAACTCGGAATCCGAATATCCGTTGGCGTTTCTCCAATACTCGGCAGTGAACGTCTGTCCCCGTTCCGATGTGTATTGGCCGCCGATGACAAGATCGGGAAACCATCTACGGCGATCCCCGGTCGTACCGGCCAACGCATTCTGCGCATCCCGGAAGGGTTTCCGTCGATCGCGATCCTTGCGCACGGCGATCTCTGCATATGCGGTCATCTTGTCGCCGATGGCCGTCGAGAGATTCAGCCCCAGGCCTGGGTTGTCGGCGTAATAGCCGATGACGGAATAATCGGTCGTCAGGCGATCGAGCCTTCCGGTCAGTTGCAGGAACGCCCTGATCCGTCGACCGCCCTCCTCCGCCGACGCGACAGCGCCCTGCAGGCTGTATGTCGGGCCGAAGTACGACACGCCGACGAGATCGTCCCCTTTCTTTTCGGCGCGGCGATCTTCGTCCGCCAACGTCCGGTCTTCCGGCTTGCCGAGGTTGAGGAAATCGCTAGGATTCCTCCCGAGCGCGACGCCATTCACGATCCGCTTCCTGCCCGCGAACACGAATGCGGACGTCGTGATCTCCATTTCCCAGTTCAATTCATCCACGTGGACCTGCGCGACACGGTCGTCCGACTGCGAAGATCGTGCGAACTCCGGCCTCAGCTGCAACGCGAGCGTGCTGTCATCGAGATCCAGCTTTCCCTTGACCACGGCAACGATGGAACCGCGGCTCGCGCTGTTCCCGTGTCCCTGGATGTCGTGCAGTGCGCGCAAACCGACATATCCGGAGAGCGCAAAGCGTTCGTTGTCGACGCTCTCCGACTCGCCGGCCGGAGCGTCTTGCGTCTCCTCCTGCATGGCGGGAATGACTTCATCGCCCGCGGCGCACACGCCCGCCCGGAGGCAGAGCATCAGCGCGCACGCGAGCCGGAAACGGCTAATGCGAGAGCCTCCCCAGGTATGAGGGCTGGTAATACTCCGCAGGCGTTTCCTTGACCTTGAAATTCGAGAAGGTGAGCGTCGCGCTCACCGAAGGATTGATCGCATCGGAAATCTCCAGCACGGTGGGGCGCAGCCTGCCCAGCACGGATTTGTAGCCCCCGTAGTGAATGGTCCGGACGAGCTTCCCGGACAGGGAGAAGAACTCCGCCTTGAGGGGCCGGTAATCCTGATCGCCGACCCACAGGTTGACCGTCTGGTAGCTCGATGTGCGCTGTTTGGCCCGCAGCGAAAGTTTGAGCGCCGGCACATCGCCCATGCGGAGTTTTTCGATGCGATCGGTGTCGTAGTCGATGCTGAAGACGACGCGCGCCACATCCGCGTTGGATACCGCGCCGACGAGTTGCTGCTGGGCCGAGATGCGGATGGGGCGGTTCGTCCCGGGGATATGGATCCACATGTTCGGGCCGTCCAGCAGCATGGCGCGCCCGCGCTGCTTGAGCGGTTGGCGGTACAGCACCAGGCTCTTGGTGCTTTCGCGCACCGAGACTTCGAATTCGCTCTCGCTTTGCCCGGAACGGGTTTTCGATTGCAGGTGCACGGTGAAGACGAAATTGGGAGACGGCGACCGGACCGCATCCGTTTTCTTGAGGATGTCGGCCGCCGCCATATCCTGCGCGCGCGCCCCGGCTGCGCAGACCAGGAAAACCAGACAAACGGAGAGGATGTTGATGAGTCTCATGAGTGGTGAAGCGCCTTTATGATGTCCAGCCGCGAGGCCAGATACCCGGGATAGAACGATGACAGCGTGGATGCCGCCACCGATGTGAGGAATGCATACAGGAACGCTTTCGGGCTGAGATTGATGAACG from Lysobacter sp. harbors:
- a CDS encoding outer membrane lipoprotein-sorting protein, whose translation is MRLINILSVCLVFLVCAAGARAQDMAAADILKKTDAVRSPSPNFVFTVHLQSKTRSGQSESEFEVSVRESTKSLVLYRQPLKQRGRAMLLDGPNMWIHIPGTNRPIRISAQQQLVGAVSNADVARVVFSIDYDTDRIEKLRMGDVPALKLSLRAKQRTSSYQTVNLWVGDQDYRPLKAEFFSLSGKLVRTIHYGGYKSVLGRLRPTVLEISDAINPSVSATLTFSNFKVKETPAEYYQPSYLGRLSH